A stretch of DNA from Candidatus Pseudomonas phytovorans:
CTGGCGATCGCTGATTGCGTATGTAGATGGTCAGCGTTGCGCCGACCTATCGTCCCACCGAGCGCAATCGCTTGCTGGGTGCAAATGACTCAAAGTGAGGTACGGAGGGTCGCCGGAGGGAGACTATTCCAAAGGCCTGCTCAAAACACGTTGAAAGGCATCTCAACAATGAATCGATATTCATCTACGTCAAGGTATCGGTAACCCGTGGTGGCGCGATGAGTCGCTTGCCGTAACCGCAGCGACAGGTCTTTTGCGGGCCCGCTTTGAATGACATATTTGATCTCGATATCGCGCTCCCAGTGTTTATTGTCCTTGTCATCATCGTAGATGTGCCTGGCCGTGTATCGGCTGTTGGTACTCCCATTGTTGTCCATTTCATCTCCACGGACATAGCGCGTCATGAACGCCAACCCAGGTACCCCGTAAGCCGCCAGATCAAGGTCGTAGCGGATCTGCCAAGATTTTTCGTTGGCTTCAGTAAAGGTCGCATACTGAACCGCGTTACCCATCAGTACATTTCCTCCCATGGTTCCGAAGCCTACCCAGTCAAGTGGCTCGTCGCCATACAAGGCTTGGTAACCTACGCTCAAGGTGTGCCCCGCTTGGCTATAACCTGACATCAGTGACCAAGCAAAGTTATTAATCTCGCCACCATTTTCTGCGCCGTAGCTGGTTGTCCTATAAGAGTTAAAGTTGAAAGACACAGACCGGCCAGGAGAGACAGTGACTTTATATTTTCCACCGAAGTAATATTGACGCCATACATCTAGAAGCTCCGATCCGTAAATGCTGGCAGAAAAATCACCTTCTTTATAGTTCAACCCCAGATAGTCAATTCGTTTAGAATGAATTCCTACCGCATAGTCCGTAGTCAGGTCATCATCACTATTGGTTGAATCTACGCCACTAATGGACGTAAAACGGCCAGCATCAATGTTTAAATTGTCTAATTCGTTCACATTTAACGACCACCCAGTTGCAGTCGCCGGAAGCAACCTGACAGTGCTCACCGCAAAAACTGGCGTGGCCGGCATCTGTGACCCGTAGCGAAGCACGCTTTTAGATGCGCGGACTTTGACTGATCCTCCGACCTCAGCGTAGCTGTCACTAGGATGGCCCTCGCTGTTAACGTTGAGAAGATTCAAGCCCGCTCGCCCTCCTCCGCTGTCTAGTTTGAAGGCCGCAAGTAAATGACCATCAACTCCAACCCCCACCAGACCAAGAGTGAAACCTGACACAAAGTTTGTAATAAAACCCTGAGCCCACTCTTCACGATAACCGTTACGTTCATCGGCCGACTTGAAAGCATTTCGCCCCAAATTATTAGATAAGCCGTTGCGAAGATCTCGGTTGAAATAGAAATTTCTTGCCAGTACATCCAGATGACTGTCAGCTATCAATCCATTACTTTCAGCTGCTGTTGCGAGCAGCGTATGTGCCATTGCAATTGCCATGGCCATCAGTGGCACAAGACCGTTGTTAAATTTTGCCATGATTAGTCTTCTTGTTTTTATAATACACACGACGAACGCCATCACCACCGAGCGAGGTGGCTGACATGGATGTTCTCAGTTCGGGTTAGGTGCGACGTATGTTGCTCGACTTGGGATGATGAAAATCATGGCAAGCGCTGAAAGCAGCATCATGCCGCTAATGCTGACGAGGCCTGCACTACTGCTACCGGTCAAGTCACGTGCAACACCAATTAGCCAGGGGGCAACAAAGCCGCTGAGCGTTGCCAGTGAACTGACCATCGCGATACCTGCCGCAGCCGCTCTTCCTTTCAGGTACGTAGCAGGCAACGCCCATGCTACAGTGACACCGCCGCTGAAACCAAAACCTGCCAAGCCCAGTAGCAGCAGTGAAACAATGAGGGAGTGCTGCCAAATACTGGCTACTGCCAACATCACCGCCGCGAAAATCATACTCAAAGCATAGTGCCAGCGACGCTCCCGCCTCAGATCAGAACTCCGCCCTATCATCAGCATCCCTAGAGCCGCCATCGAGAAAGGAACTACAGCATACAGCGCGATGGTTGATACATCTTTTATGCCCATCTGCTGAATCATGGTAGGAAGCCAAAAGTTGAATGCATATGAGCCACAATATGCACTAAATGCCAGGAATGCCAAAAGATAGACTCGAGCATCTGTCAGCGCCGAGAAAATCGCTTCTTTACCATGTCCACCGGCGCTCACATTAGCTGCGTTATCACGAACCATGATTTCTTGATGAGTGGCTTTTTCTTCTGCAGTCAGCCAGCTGGCGTGGGACGGCTTATCACTAAGATAGAAGAAGCAGCATACCCCAATAAAAATGATGGGAAGAGCTTCAAGCAAAAACATCCACTGCCAACCTGCCCAACCGTAAATGCCTTCCATGTGTTGCATGATGAGACCAGAAATCGGCCCGCCGACGATAGGTGCTGCCAGTGTCGCTAACAGTAAAAGGGATGTCACCCGTCCACGCATATAGCTGGGGAACCAATAGCTGAGATAGAGAATGACACCTGGAAAGAACCCTGCCTCAAATACACCCAAGAAGAATCTCAGGATGTAGAGGTGCAGTGAGGTGGATACAAACATAGTCAACGCTGAGGTGATACCCCATAGCACCATGATTCGGGTCAGCGTGGCTCTCGCGCCGGTTTTCTCCATTAGCAGATTGCTTGGAATTTCAAAGAAAGCGTATCCCAGGAAGAATATCCCGGCGGCCAGTCCGTACTGGGAATCGGTGAAACCCAAAAGCGGCTGCATCTGTAGCTTGGCATAGCCTATGTTTACTCGATCCAGAAATGAAAAGAAGTAGGCGAGGAACAAAAATGGCAGCAACCGCCGTAAAACCTTCCGAAAAAGCAGCGCCTCGCCGGATGCCGACACTCCCTGACCCACAGGCGTGCCTATAGATTGCGTATTCATCATCGTGACTCTCTTATTTTTATCTCAACGACCGTTGAAGGCGTCTCGGGGCATCCTGCCGGAGTGGTGCCTCCGCTGTGCCGAATCCGGCGTAAGCCGGAACCGTGGGACTGAATTTGCCAATAGCAAACCATATTGTCAATTGCAAATTACATAGATCCGATGCCCACTCAGGCGCATTCCCGCGGCCCTAATCGCCTTGGCTCACTTCCTTTCCTGGCCCTTCAGAAAGGCTGGAGGACGCTCCCCAAAGCTCTTGAGATAGACGGGCTGACAGTCCAGTGGGGCGACTTACGTCTTCCAGCGTGAAGCTAGGCCAATCGACTAAATTGGCCTAAGACGGTCTGTTTTGGCGTGGTTTTGGACAAGCGCAGAGCAAAACAACGCTGCAAAAGCGTTGCACTTTTCATAGCAATGCTGCGGATTCAGATCCGAATCGCTCAAGAATATTGTTTCGCTGCTAACAAACGTCGCTCAGCCCCAGTTTAGGGCTGAGCATGCCTAGCGCCGGGCTACCTGGAAAAGGGCGAAGGCTTGGATGTCCAAGTACGCTCGCAGAGGCTGAAGCTCAAGGGATCGAGTAATGACCCAATTGCCTGGAAAGCTTCTGAGTACTTCTCTGAAGCGTAAGCGAAGTGTCGCCATCCACCGATAGATTCATGGCATTCGTGTCGTCAAACACAGTAAGGGTAAACACGATTTCTCCGTTTAGCCCGAACACGGGTGCGCTCAGCGAGCTCAACCCTGGCATCGGGCGATCTCGTTGGACGTCCACGCCGCGTTCGCGAATCAAGGAGAGTTGCTCAAGGTAGCTAGGGAGATCGAGGCGCGCGGTACTAGAGCCCGCATCACGGATTTCTTCAAGCAACAGGTTTTTCTGCAAGGCCGATTGGGGCAGCCAGGCCGAGAATGTACGACCGATCGAAGAATTTGTCAGCGACATCACCGAGCCAAGCCGGATTTCAGAGTAAAGACTGAAGCGCGCCTCTTCCATTCGTACCACAGTTGGGCCAAGAGATCCCCAAACGCTGAGTACAACTGCGTGACCCGTGGCTGCAGCGAGCTCTTTGACGACCGGCTCCGCCTCATGGGTGGGACTGAGAAAGTGCAAGCCCAGCACTCCTAGATCACGTGCGACCAAACCAGGCTCATAGAGACCTGTCTCTTCATCTTTGAACACCAGGCCGGAGCGTACCAAACTGACCAAATAGGGAAAGGCACGCGCAGAACTCATGCCTACAGCTGAGGCAAATTCCTTCAAAGATACCGGTTTTTGGAGAAGCGTTAACGCCTCTAACAGCTCAGCCGCCACCTCAACAGACTGGATGCCGCGAGGGCTTTTCTCGTCATGCTCGCTCATGGCTTGCCTTCCGCATATCCATTAATGAGACGCTCAGATGCCGCGCGCATCTCATTGGTTACCTCAGCAATCCGTGCCAAATCGAAGCTGGCGGCTGCGGAAAATGCTGTCATTGTGAGCAAGAGACACCCTGCCTCGTTAAAGACGGGAATGGATATCGTGGATACTGAAGGGGTTGGGTAGCCTTGTGCTACAGATCTCCCGGCACTCCGAATTTCATCCAAGACTTCTTTGAACTCTTCGGACTGGAATGTCTCGAGGCTGTCTCTGGTGAACGTCTGATTTTCGATTACAGACGCCGACAGTTCATGAGGCTGGTAGGCAGCGAACAGTCGGCCTGTCGCAGTCCTGGTTAAAGAAAGAACCGTACCAAGACGGAAGCCGATACTCAGCACCGTCCCGTGTTCCGCATAGTGCACTACGATAGGGCCGTGTCGACTCCAGACAGCCACGAATACGTTGACTTCCAGGCGGCGTCCAATCTCATTGACGATTGGAATTGCTTCGCTGACTTTCGGAAGTCGATAAAGAGCCGAAACGCCGAGCCGGAACGAAAGCTGCCCCGGCTCGAACGCTTGGGTGTAGTCATTGCGCTTGAGAAGACCTACACGCGTCAAGCTAACGAGGTAGGTATAGACCTGTGACGGAGGGGTTTCGACAAGGTCTGCGATTTCCTTGAGACTGAGAGGACGGGACTGCTCCACAATCGTGCGCAGGATAAGCCCCGCCATCTCAACGCTTTGCACACCCCGCTGAGACGACTTCATCGAATGTCTCCACCAGCAAGCAGTGTCCCTTCCTGAATACCTGCTCTGTTCTGCATGCGATAACTGGTCAATGCGTTAAAAGCGGCACTGTATCGCCTCCAACCGTCTACCGCAATCAACAGTCACAGCTACATTGTGCCGTTCCTCAAGGCTTCTCTGCAGGGAAAATGCCGAGATCAATGGACGAGGTAGCCCCCATCTACAGGCAGAATGACACCTGTAACATAGCTAGCCGCGGCGGAAGCAAGGAACGTAATAGGCCCAACGAGCTCATCGGGATCAGCTGCACGTCTCATCGGAACATGCTGCAAGAAGGTGCTGAGGGCGTTTTCGTTTCCACGTGTACTTGCAGACATGGCGGTAGCGAACATGCCAGGCGCAACCGCATTTACCCGGATTTCAAATTCCGCCAGTTCCGCTGCCAGGGTTCGTGTCATCTGAGCCACTGCGCCCTTTGAAATCGCATAGGTAGGCGACGTAGTGGCTGCGACGAAGGACTGAATCGACGCGACATTGATCACGTTGCCTTTGGTTTTCTTCAGGGAAGGAAGAAAAGCCTTCGTGACATTGAAAGGCCCCGTCACGTTCACCGCCAGCGTGTCAGCTAAAGCCTGCGTAACAGCAGGTGATTCAAATACTACCCGCTTCAAGATCCCAGCGTTATTGATCAGCACATCGATGTCACCGATCTCACTCACAATCACTGCGGCCAGACGCTCACAAGCCTCCTGGTCACTAACGTCCAGCCCAAAGCCCCAGGCCTGATTGCCTGCGCCGCAGATCGCTTCAGCTGTTTTCGTAGCGCCTTCGGTATCAATGTCGACAATGATGACTTTGGCGCCTTGCTCGGCGAGTCCGTGCGCGACAGCCTTGCCATTTCCTTGAGCAGCGCCAGTGATCAAGACCAGCTTTCCGGCAGCAGACAGGCGAGTTTCACTCAATTCTTTCATGGTAAACCTTTGTTGTTATTAGATAGTTCATTGCGGGTGGAGTACGACTCGATTCAATGCCGCCCGTATCAACCGGTTTTTCTCACCAAGCTGGCTTCTTCCACTTGTGCAGCATTGCTTAAGTGAATCCCTACGGCGTAACCAAAGGTCAGCGCAGGGCCCAAGGTGATACCCGCTCCCGGATAGTTGCCTCCCATGATGCTTGCGGAGTCATTACCCACAGCGAATAGCCCTTGGATCGGCCGGTCATCCGCTCCGAGTACCTGACAGTTGCGATCCACTGCGATGCCGGCGTAGGTACCAATGTCTCCTGGGACGATCTTCACTGCATAGAAAGGCCCGCGCTCGATAGGTGCGACGCAAGGGTTTGGCGCACGGTAGGCATCTCCTTGATAGCGGTTGTACGCCTTTGAGCCTTTGCCGAACTCAAGGTCATGGCCCGCTGACGCGGAGACATTGAATTGGGTGACGGTTTCTACCAGCTGCTGCTCGTTAATCCCTGCTGCTTTCGCCAGCACACCCAGTGTTTTGCCCTTGATCAGGTAGCCCGTTTTCAGGTGCCTGCCTATTGGCAGTGGGAATGGGGCTACACACCCCAATCCATAACGTCGAAGCGTGTAGTGGTCACAAATGAGCCAGGAGCATACTTCGGGCTCCTGGCTGCAGGCCTTGATCATGGCTTGGACATAGTCGTGATACGAGTCGGCTTCATTGGTGAATCGTTTACCGCTCCGAGTAACCGCGATAACACCAGGCTTTGCACGATCAATGAAGTGCGGCATGACACCCTGAGTGCCATCCTTACGCGTGGTCAGGGACACTGGTGTCCATGCCGCAGGATTAGGGAGATTCGTGTTGAGCTTGCCTCCCATTTTTTCGACCATTTTCAGGCTATCGCCGGTGTTGGTTTTAGGGGTAGGCGTCCAATGTTCGTTGCCGGTTTTAGTGTGCGAATAGAGAGCTTTGCGGCGCTCGATGTCATGAGGGAATCCCCCGGCAGCCAATACGACCCCCCTCGCCGCCCGAACGACTACCTCCTCACCATTTCTCCGCACTCGAGCCCCTACAACCGCGCCGCCTTCGATAATCAGCTCAGTAACTGGGGATCGCAGCCAAATTGGTATGTCCATATCAAACGCTGACTTGGCCAACCGACCAATCAGAGCATTCCCGTTAGTGAGCGTCATCCCACGGCCGTATTTAATGGTCTGCCAAATGTGCTTGGAGAGTCGCTTCGTAGCGTAAATCGCTGACTCCAACGACCTGGTTGCACGCATGAAGTGCTTAATGTCTGGGCCTGAGCCGATCATCATCCCTAGAACCGTCTGTTCAGGAAGCGGTGGCTCCAGTTGCTCCATGCGCTTACCAAGCTCCCGAGCATCGAACGGTCTTGCAACCATCGAACGGCCGCCCTGCATGGCGCCAGGCGCTTCAGCATGGTAGTCCGGGAACACCAATGGCATATCGAATCGGACAGCAGTGTTTTTGAGGAAGAAATCTACCGCCGGGCTTCCATGCCGCAGGAAAGCGTCCACGCGTTCTTCGTTGTAGGAATTCCCTCCTTCGTGCTTCAGGTATGTCTTCACCGCATCGTGAGAGTCGCTATGCCCCCATGCTTGGGCAAGCGAGGTGCACGGAATCCATAACCATCCACCAGACCGAGCAGAAGTACCGCCAAAGGTCGAACCCTTTTCGACCATCACTACGTTCAAACCATGATGCTTGGCCGTAATGGCGGCAGACATGCCCGAAGCTCCTGATCCAACCACCAAGACATCGCATTCATAAATTTCTTGTTTTTTCATGCTGGTTCTCCAAACCGTGGACTACCGGTAACGACGCCCGACAGGGGCGCCACCTAGCAGGTGAGCAAAAATTAACATCCAGTTATCCTATGTGTAAACGGTTTGTCATATGGTAATTTCGGTTGCCGCTTGCCCTGTAGGTAGGTCGGTCAGGTGACAAGCCGCTCTAGAACGGTGATCTCGGGCACGCAAGCCCACCCACGACGAGAGCCATCGTGGATTTTTAACTCACAAAAATTGGGACATGACGCATCGTGTTCCAATGCTGGAACGAGGCTTATCCAGCTGCACGAAGGAGATCCTGCTACTGCGGGCGGGGAAATTGAGTAACCAAAATCCTGCCGCGGTTAAGTTCACTGCGGTTGCTTTGCAAGGCGGGCGATTTGAGGCAAGCGTGTGCGGAATTTCTGGATTGGCGGCTAGGGTGCCAGCAGGCAATTGAGCAATCCTGGCGTGTCTTTCCTTTCTGATCTATGTGTAAGTGCTGCGCCGGCAAACCGAAGGAGGAAAGGGATGGAGCTTGTTACTGTTGCATGCATTGCGTTGAACCGGATTGGCTCTGCAAATGCCGCAGGATTTGGCTACGCAAGGCATCGCAGGCAGCAGTTTTTCACCGAAGTGGCTGACGGCGATGTGGACACGCTCCGGCAGAAGGTCATTGAAGTCGCTGAGGCTAATGGGGAACAGGAGGGGGTACTTCATAGCCTTGAGCACGCTCAAAACCTGGGGTTCCCGCCAGGTCAAACAGTGTTCGACGTTCAAGGACTAACGACTCAATACAGTGAGCCCTACGCCGCATGTGTGGTCTTCCCCGCACTGAAGGTGGCTGGCGTTCCCGGGCCTCATCCGCTGCTTTTTCGAATTTATCGACTCCACCTAGGTGTCGCTTCCCGTTCGCGCACGGCTTGTTGAGTCCTGGCTTCCAGCGTGCGGTCAACCTCCCGCAACTCCACCTCGGTATTTCTCCGCGCGGCTACATCTGCAGCATCGTCCGGCCTCTTCTCCTTACAGCGTGCCAGCCATCAAACCTGAACACTCACTGCGCAGCCAGTGCCCTCGCTCTGCAACCGTTGCGCCAGCAGCCAGGTAAAGGCCAGCACCGGGATCAGCGCACAGCCAGCTGCCAACCACAGCAGCATGCCGAAGCCCTCACCGACCAGTTGCCCGGCCAGGGCCGGACCTGCCATGGAGCTCAGGGCAAACGCTCCTGGTATCAGCATGATCGAGCGACCACTGCGGTCCAGGCGGGCAATTGCTGCGGTCTGATAGACGCAGCCCCAGGTGAAGCCCACTTCCCAGATCCAGGCGCCGGTGGCATACATCAGGAAGCCTTCGGCGTTACCCAGTAGCAAGAGCCCGGTACCCAGCACCGCGAGAACGATGACATGGGGGATGCGCACGCCCAGGCGGTCACCCACCACGGCCAACGCCAGCGCCGCTGCGCCGCCCAGCAGTTTCAGCACGGCGAAGACGATGCCCAGTTCCGCTGGCTGCAACGCCAGACCATGGCCCAAGCGCTCAAGGAAGGCCCAGAGGCCAATCTGCCCGGCGCCGAACAGGAAGAAAAACGCCAGTGCCGCATAGGCCGCCGGTGGAAACCTGAAGCGCGAGAGCAACGAGCCGGTGTGTGCCTGCTGCGCTTCGTGAACGAAGTCCTGGCGCCGGGGCAATGCCAGCGCGCTGAGGCTCAACAGCAGGATGATCGCAGCCAGCATCAAAGCCGCGCCGGTGTAGTGAAAATAGGCAATCACCAGCGATGGCAAGGCGAACAGCACAGCGGCCACCACCCCCAGTTCAATGCCCAGGCGCATCCCCAGGGCGCGTT
This window harbors:
- a CDS encoding OprD family porin, whose translation is MAKFNNGLVPLMAMAIAMAHTLLATAAESNGLIADSHLDVLARNFYFNRDLRNGLSNNLGRNAFKSADERNGYREEWAQGFITNFVSGFTLGLVGVGVDGHLLAAFKLDSGGGRAGLNLLNVNSEGHPSDSYAEVGGSVKVRASKSVLRYGSQMPATPVFAVSTVRLLPATATGWSLNVNELDNLNIDAGRFTSISGVDSTNSDDDLTTDYAVGIHSKRIDYLGLNYKEGDFSASIYGSELLDVWRQYYFGGKYKVTVSPGRSVSFNFNSYRTTSYGAENGGEINNFAWSLMSGYSQAGHTLSVGYQALYGDEPLDWVGFGTMGGNVLMGNAVQYATFTEANEKSWQIRYDLDLAAYGVPGLAFMTRYVRGDEMDNNGSTNSRYTARHIYDDDKDNKHWERDIEIKYVIQSGPAKDLSLRLRQATHRATTGYRYLDVDEYRFIVEMPFNVF
- a CDS encoding MFS transporter, whose protein sequence is MMNTQSIGTPVGQGVSASGEALLFRKVLRRLLPFLFLAYFFSFLDRVNIGYAKLQMQPLLGFTDSQYGLAAGIFFLGYAFFEIPSNLLMEKTGARATLTRIMVLWGITSALTMFVSTSLHLYILRFFLGVFEAGFFPGVILYLSYWFPSYMRGRVTSLLLLATLAAPIVGGPISGLIMQHMEGIYGWAGWQWMFLLEALPIIFIGVCCFFYLSDKPSHASWLTAEEKATHQEIMVRDNAANVSAGGHGKEAIFSALTDARVYLLAFLAFSAYCGSYAFNFWLPTMIQQMGIKDVSTIALYAVVPFSMAALGMLMIGRSSDLRRERRWHYALSMIFAAVMLAVASIWQHSLIVSLLLLGLAGFGFSGGVTVAWALPATYLKGRAAAAGIAMVSSLATLSGFVAPWLIGVARDLTGSSSAGLVSISGMMLLSALAMIFIIPSRATYVAPNPN
- a CDS encoding IclR family transcriptional regulator C-terminal domain-containing protein; protein product: MSEHDEKSPRGIQSVEVAAELLEALTLLQKPVSLKEFASAVGMSSARAFPYLVSLVRSGLVFKDEETGLYEPGLVARDLGVLGLHFLSPTHEAEPVVKELAAATGHAVVLSVWGSLGPTVVRMEEARFSLYSEIRLGSVMSLTNSSIGRTFSAWLPQSALQKNLLLEEIRDAGSSTARLDLPSYLEQLSLIRERGVDVQRDRPMPGLSSLSAPVFGLNGEIVFTLTVFDDTNAMNLSVDGDTSLTLQRSTQKLSRQLGHYSIP
- a CDS encoding IclR family transcriptional regulator yields the protein MKSSQRGVQSVEMAGLILRTIVEQSRPLSLKEIADLVETPPSQVYTYLVSLTRVGLLKRNDYTQAFEPGQLSFRLGVSALYRLPKVSEAIPIVNEIGRRLEVNVFVAVWSRHGPIVVHYAEHGTVLSIGFRLGTVLSLTRTATGRLFAAYQPHELSASVIENQTFTRDSLETFQSEEFKEVLDEIRSAGRSVAQGYPTPSVSTISIPVFNEAGCLLLTMTAFSAAASFDLARIAEVTNEMRAASERLINGYAEGKP
- a CDS encoding SDR family oxidoreductase; the encoded protein is MKELSETRLSAAGKLVLITGAAQGNGKAVAHGLAEQGAKVIIVDIDTEGATKTAEAICGAGNQAWGFGLDVSDQEACERLAAVIVSEIGDIDVLINNAGILKRVVFESPAVTQALADTLAVNVTGPFNVTKAFLPSLKKTKGNVINVASIQSFVAATTSPTYAISKGAVAQMTRTLAAELAEFEIRVNAVAPGMFATAMSASTRGNENALSTFLQHVPMRRAADPDELVGPITFLASAAASYVTGVILPVDGGYLVH
- a CDS encoding FAD-dependent oxidoreductase → MKKQEIYECDVLVVGSGASGMSAAITAKHHGLNVVMVEKGSTFGGTSARSGGWLWIPCTSLAQAWGHSDSHDAVKTYLKHEGGNSYNEERVDAFLRHGSPAVDFFLKNTAVRFDMPLVFPDYHAEAPGAMQGGRSMVARPFDARELGKRMEQLEPPLPEQTVLGMMIGSGPDIKHFMRATRSLESAIYATKRLSKHIWQTIKYGRGMTLTNGNALIGRLAKSAFDMDIPIWLRSPVTELIIEGGAVVGARVRRNGEEVVVRAARGVVLAAGGFPHDIERRKALYSHTKTGNEHWTPTPKTNTGDSLKMVEKMGGKLNTNLPNPAAWTPVSLTTRKDGTQGVMPHFIDRAKPGVIAVTRSGKRFTNEADSYHDYVQAMIKACSQEPEVCSWLICDHYTLRRYGLGCVAPFPLPIGRHLKTGYLIKGKTLGVLAKAAGINEQQLVETVTQFNVSASAGHDLEFGKGSKAYNRYQGDAYRAPNPCVAPIERGPFYAVKIVPGDIGTYAGIAVDRNCQVLGADDRPIQGLFAVGNDSASIMGGNYPGAGITLGPALTFGYAVGIHLSNAAQVEEASLVRKTG
- a CDS encoding MFS transporter, whose translation is MNLNGRKTLAIMLAASFASTIGGLPFNTLPILLGSMVDSLGFTVEQIGLLGSVCFAGYLLGTLLAVVLIDRLNWRWLTLGCALGAAAAYGMSSWLPATAQLPLWAVIGFFAALMTCLGMRIMGEMVNKERALGMRLGIELGVVAAVLFALPSLVIAYFHYTGAALMLAAIILLLSLSALALPRRQDFVHEAQQAHTGSLLSRFRFPPAAYAALAFFFLFGAGQIGLWAFLERLGHGLALQPAELGIVFAVLKLLGGAAALALAVVGDRLGVRIPHVIVLAVLGTGLLLLGNAEGFLMYATGAWIWEVGFTWGCVYQTAAIARLDRSGRSIMLIPGAFALSSMAGPALAGQLVGEGFGMLLWLAAGCALIPVLAFTWLLAQRLQSEGTGCAVSVQV